GCCTTGCACGCGGACGCCGGTTTCAAGTGGTTTGGACATGGTCGCTTCCTTCGAGGGAGAAAAGGAGTTCAAGGGTGTGATGATGGTCGTCGGTGGTGATGCGTAGTTCGTCCACCATGCTCTGGATGAGGAACAACCCCCACCCTCGCGGCGATTGCAGCCCCGCCAGCTTGGCATCCAGGTCGGGGGCGTCGGCATGGGGGATGGGCGGGCCGCCGCCCTGGTCGGAGATGCGCACCAGCAGGGCGTTGGGTGAGCACAGGATTTCGATCTGGGCGGGTTTGTCGGGGTCATATTTGTTGCCGTGCTCCATGGCGTTCATGGTTGCTTCGGCCACGGCGGTCTTGATGCGCTCCAGGTGGGTGGGGACGATGCCCAGGTCGGCGACGGCGGCAGCGGTCTGCGCCATGGCCTGGCGCTCGTTGCCGGGGGCGCTGGGGATGGCGAAGCTGGCGAGGGTGCGCCAGGCGGCGGCGGGGGCAGGGGCAGGGGCGCGGGCCAGGGTGACGCAGGTGATGTCATCTTCCTGCTCCCACCCCTCCCCGGCAAAGACCGCCAGATCGGCCATCAGCAGGGTGATGAGGTCATTTTCATCACCGGAAGCAGCCAGCAGATCCTGCAGGCGGGGGGTGCTGTACATCTGGCGCTGGGGGTTGTGGGCTTCGACCAGGCCATCGCTGTAGAAGACGACGCGCTCGCCCGGAGCAATGGTGATCTGTTTCTCCTCGTAGCCCATCCCTGGCATCAATCCCAGCGGCATGCCGGTGGCGCGCAGTTCGATGGCCTGGCCGGCGCTCTGCCGGAAGGGCAGGTTGTGGCCGGCGTTGGCAAAGCAGAGGCCGCCGGTGCTGGGGTCGAGGATGGCGTAGAGACAGGTGACGAACATCTTGGGGGGGATGTCGGGGCAGAGGATGTCGTTGACGCGCTCCAGCACGGCGCCGGGCGAATCATAACGCTCGACCGTGGTGCGCAGGATGGCGCGCGTGGTG
The sequence above is drawn from the Caldilineales bacterium genome and encodes:
- a CDS encoding SpoIIE family protein phosphatase, yielding MKSPFRRNPDPTPPAAAPASPQPAIDVQRLDIELAPTDPLFAWFQRSSAAVEVGRLQMDSPALTKIKATGAALVAPLVSQGAILGLISISPRRSDQEYASDDRRLLDDLATHASPAVRVAQLVLQQRQAALERERIEQELRVARVIQQTLLPAEPPQVEGWALNAYWQPARAVSGDFYDFMTLPDGRLGLVIADVTDKGVPAALVMATTRAILRTTVERYDSPGAVLERVNDILCPDIPPKMFVTCLYAILDPSTGGLCFANAGHNLPFRQSAGQAIELRATGMPLGLMPGMGYEEKQITIAPGERVVFYSDGLVEAHNPQRQMYSTPRLQDLLAASGDENDLITLLMADLAVFAGEGWEQEDDITCVTLARAPAPAPAAAWRTLASFAIPSAPGNERQAMAQTAAAVADLGIVPTHLERIKTAVAEATMNAMEHGNKYDPDKPAQIEILCSPNALLVRISDQGGGPPIPHADAPDLDAKLAGLQSPRGWGLFLIQSMVDELRITTDDHHHTLELLFSLEGSDHVQTT